A single window of Mustela erminea isolate mMusErm1 chromosome 4, mMusErm1.Pri, whole genome shotgun sequence DNA harbors:
- the PHF1 gene encoding PHD finger protein 1 isoform X6 — MAQPPRLSRSGAPPLWDPASPAPTSGPRPRLWEGQDVLARWTDGLLYLGTIKKVDSAREVCLVQFEDDSQFLVLWKDISPAALPGEELLCCVCRSETVGPGNRLVSCEKCRHAYHQDCHVPRAPAPGEGEGTSWVCRQCVFAIATKRGGALKKGPYARAMLGMKLSLPYGLKGLDWDAGHLSNRQQSYCYCGGPGEWNLKMLQCRSCLQWFHEACTQCLSKPLLYGDRFYEFECCVCRGGPEKVRRLQLRWVDVAHLVLYHLSVCCKKKYFDFDREILPFTSENWDSLLLGELSDTPKGERSSKLLSALNSHKDRFISGREIKKRKCLFGLHARIPPPVEPATEDGAPTRPQCLHHPPALTRVTRAAAATTSGPQMPAACPAVPSGCSLPSTPLPAPQGPLGMVNPQTESLSASDSQLPSLPRSPLELHIGFPTDIPKSAPHSMTASSSSVPVPSPGLPRRSAPPSPLCRSLSPGTGGGVRGGVGYLSRGDPVRVLARRVRPDGSVQYLVEWGGGGIF; from the exons ATGGCACAGCCCCCCCGGCTGAGCCGCTCTGGTGCCCCCCCACTTTGGGACCCagcctcccctgctcccacctcAGGCCCCAGGCCTCGTCTTTGGGAGGGTCAAGATGTGCTGGCCAGGTGGACGGATGGGCTGCTATACTTGGGGACCATCAAGAAG GTGGACAGTGCTCGGGAGGTGTGTCTGGTCCAGTTTGAGGATGATTCCCAGTTTCTGGTTCTATGGAAAGACATTAGCCCCG CTGCCCTCCCCGGGGAGGAACTTCTCTGCTGTGTCTGTCGCTCTGAGACTGTGGGCCCTGGGAACCGGCTGGTCAGCTGTGAGAAGTGTCGCCACG CTTATCACCAGGACTGCCACGTTCCAAGGGCCCCGGCTCCTGGAGAAGGAGAGGGCACATCTTGGGTCTGCCGCCAGTGCGTCTTCGCCATTGCCACCAAG AGGGGGGGTGCACTGAAGAAGGGCCCCTATGCGCGggccatgctgggcatgaagctgTCACTGCCATACGGACTAAAGGGGCTAGACTGGGACGCTGGACATCTGAGCAACCGGCAGCAGAGCTACTGTTACTGTGGTGGCCCCGGGGA GTGGAACCTGAAGATGCTGCAGTGCCGGAGCTGCCTGCAGTGGTTCCACGAGGCCTGCACCCAGTGTCTGAGCAAGCCCCTCCTCTACGGGGACAG GTTCTATGAGTTCGAATgctgtgtgtgtcgggggggcCCTGAGAAGGTCAGGCGGCTACAGCTTCGCTG GGTGGATGTGGCCCATCTTGTCCTCTATCACCTCAGCGTTTGCTGtaagaaaaaatactttgattTTGACCGTGAGATCCTTCCCTTCACTTCTGAGAATTGGGACAGTTTGCTCCTCGGGGAG ctctcaGACACTCCCAAGGGAGAACGTTCTTCCAAACTCCTCTCTGCTCTCAACAGCCACAAGGACCG TTTCATTTCAGGGAGGGAGATTAAGAAGAGGAAATGCTTGTTTGGTCTCCATGCTCGGATCCCTCCCCCTGTGGAGCCTGCTACTGAAGATGGAGCCCCCACCAG GCCTCAGTGtctccaccaccccccagccctaACCAGAGTTACCAGGGCAGCAGCGGCTACAACTTCCGGCCCACAGATGCCCGCTGCCTGCCCAG cagtCCCATCCGGATGTTCGCTTCCTTCCACCCCTCTGCCAGCACCGCAGGGACCTCTGGGGATGGTGAACCCCCAGACAG AGTCCTTATCTGCATCGGACTCACAACTGCCTTCTCTCCCTAGGTCACCCCTGGAACTTCACATTGGTTTCCCCACAGACATCCCTAAAAGTGCCCCCCACTCGATGACTGCCTCATCGTCCTCAGTCCCAGTCCCCTCCCCAGGTCTTCCTAGACGCTCagcacccccttctcccctgtGCCGTAGTTTGTCTCCTGGGACTGGGGGAGGAGTCCGAGGTGGGGTTGGCTACCTGTCCCGAGGGGACCCTGTCCGGGTCCTTGCTCGGAGAGTACGGCCTGATGGTTCTGTGCAGTACCTGGttgagtggggaggtgggggcatcTTCTAA
- the PHF1 gene encoding PHD finger protein 1 isoform X7, translating to MAQPPRLSRSGAPPLWDPASPAPTSGPRPRLWEGQDVLARWTDGLLYLGTIKKVDSAREVCLVQFEDDSQFLVLWKDISPAALPGEELLCCVCRSETVGPGNRLVSCEKCRHAYHQDCHVPRAPAPGEGEGTSWVCRQCVFAIATKRGGALKKGPYARAMLGMKLSLPYGLKGLDWDAGHLSNRQQSYCYCGGPGEWNLKMLQCRSCLQWFHEACTQCLSKPLLYGDRFYEFECCVCRGGPEKVRRLQLRWVDVAHLVLYHLSVCCKKKYFDFDREILPFTSENWDSLLLGELSDTPKGERSSKLLSALNSHKDRFISGREIKKRKCLFGLHARIPPPVEPATEDGAPTRPQCLHHPPALTRVTRAAAATTSGPQMPAACPVPSGCSLPSTPLPAPQGPLGMVNPQTESLSASDSQLPSLPRSPLELHIGFPTDIPKSAPHSMTASSSSVPVPSPGLPRRSAPPSPLCRSLSPGTGGGVRGGVGYLSRGDPVRVLARRVRPDGSVQYLVEWGGGGIF from the exons ATGGCACAGCCCCCCCGGCTGAGCCGCTCTGGTGCCCCCCCACTTTGGGACCCagcctcccctgctcccacctcAGGCCCCAGGCCTCGTCTTTGGGAGGGTCAAGATGTGCTGGCCAGGTGGACGGATGGGCTGCTATACTTGGGGACCATCAAGAAG GTGGACAGTGCTCGGGAGGTGTGTCTGGTCCAGTTTGAGGATGATTCCCAGTTTCTGGTTCTATGGAAAGACATTAGCCCCG CTGCCCTCCCCGGGGAGGAACTTCTCTGCTGTGTCTGTCGCTCTGAGACTGTGGGCCCTGGGAACCGGCTGGTCAGCTGTGAGAAGTGTCGCCACG CTTATCACCAGGACTGCCACGTTCCAAGGGCCCCGGCTCCTGGAGAAGGAGAGGGCACATCTTGGGTCTGCCGCCAGTGCGTCTTCGCCATTGCCACCAAG AGGGGGGGTGCACTGAAGAAGGGCCCCTATGCGCGggccatgctgggcatgaagctgTCACTGCCATACGGACTAAAGGGGCTAGACTGGGACGCTGGACATCTGAGCAACCGGCAGCAGAGCTACTGTTACTGTGGTGGCCCCGGGGA GTGGAACCTGAAGATGCTGCAGTGCCGGAGCTGCCTGCAGTGGTTCCACGAGGCCTGCACCCAGTGTCTGAGCAAGCCCCTCCTCTACGGGGACAG GTTCTATGAGTTCGAATgctgtgtgtgtcgggggggcCCTGAGAAGGTCAGGCGGCTACAGCTTCGCTG GGTGGATGTGGCCCATCTTGTCCTCTATCACCTCAGCGTTTGCTGtaagaaaaaatactttgattTTGACCGTGAGATCCTTCCCTTCACTTCTGAGAATTGGGACAGTTTGCTCCTCGGGGAG ctctcaGACACTCCCAAGGGAGAACGTTCTTCCAAACTCCTCTCTGCTCTCAACAGCCACAAGGACCG TTTCATTTCAGGGAGGGAGATTAAGAAGAGGAAATGCTTGTTTGGTCTCCATGCTCGGATCCCTCCCCCTGTGGAGCCTGCTACTGAAGATGGAGCCCCCACCAG GCCTCAGTGtctccaccaccccccagccctaACCAGAGTTACCAGGGCAGCAGCGGCTACAACTTCCGGCCCACAGATGCCCGCTGCCTGCCCAG tCCCATCCGGATGTTCGCTTCCTTCCACCCCTCTGCCAGCACCGCAGGGACCTCTGGGGATGGTGAACCCCCAGACAG AGTCCTTATCTGCATCGGACTCACAACTGCCTTCTCTCCCTAGGTCACCCCTGGAACTTCACATTGGTTTCCCCACAGACATCCCTAAAAGTGCCCCCCACTCGATGACTGCCTCATCGTCCTCAGTCCCAGTCCCCTCCCCAGGTCTTCCTAGACGCTCagcacccccttctcccctgtGCCGTAGTTTGTCTCCTGGGACTGGGGGAGGAGTCCGAGGTGGGGTTGGCTACCTGTCCCGAGGGGACCCTGTCCGGGTCCTTGCTCGGAGAGTACGGCCTGATGGTTCTGTGCAGTACCTGGttgagtggggaggtgggggcatcTTCTAA
- the PHF1 gene encoding PHD finger protein 1 isoform X4, with translation MAQPPRLSRSGAPPLWDPASPAPTSGPRPRLWEGQDVLARWTDGLLYLGTIKKVDSAREVCLVQFEDDSQFLVLWKDISPAALPGEELLCCVCRSETVGPGNRLVSCEKCRHAYHQDCHVPRAPAPGEGEGTSWVCRQCVFAIATKRGGALKKGPYARAMLGMKLSLPYGLKGLDWDAGHLSNRQQSYCYCGGPGEWNLKMLQCRSCLQWFHEACTQCLSKPLLYGDRFYEFECCVCRGGPEKVRRLQLRWVDVAHLVLYHLSVCCKKKYFDFDREILPFTSENWDSLLLGELSDTPKGERSSKLLSALNSHKDRFISGREIKKRKCLFGLHARIPPPVEPATEDGAPTSFPSGQGPGGGVSRPLGKRRRPEPEPLRRRQKGKMEELGPPSAVRNQPEPQEQRERARLQRALQASVSPPPPSPNQSYQGSSGYNFRPTDARCLPRSPLELHIGFPTDIPKSAPHSMTASSSSVPVPSPGLPRRSAPPSPLCRSLSPGTGGGVRGGVGYLSRGDPVRVLARRVRPDGSVQYLVEWGGGGIF, from the exons ATGGCACAGCCCCCCCGGCTGAGCCGCTCTGGTGCCCCCCCACTTTGGGACCCagcctcccctgctcccacctcAGGCCCCAGGCCTCGTCTTTGGGAGGGTCAAGATGTGCTGGCCAGGTGGACGGATGGGCTGCTATACTTGGGGACCATCAAGAAG GTGGACAGTGCTCGGGAGGTGTGTCTGGTCCAGTTTGAGGATGATTCCCAGTTTCTGGTTCTATGGAAAGACATTAGCCCCG CTGCCCTCCCCGGGGAGGAACTTCTCTGCTGTGTCTGTCGCTCTGAGACTGTGGGCCCTGGGAACCGGCTGGTCAGCTGTGAGAAGTGTCGCCACG CTTATCACCAGGACTGCCACGTTCCAAGGGCCCCGGCTCCTGGAGAAGGAGAGGGCACATCTTGGGTCTGCCGCCAGTGCGTCTTCGCCATTGCCACCAAG AGGGGGGGTGCACTGAAGAAGGGCCCCTATGCGCGggccatgctgggcatgaagctgTCACTGCCATACGGACTAAAGGGGCTAGACTGGGACGCTGGACATCTGAGCAACCGGCAGCAGAGCTACTGTTACTGTGGTGGCCCCGGGGA GTGGAACCTGAAGATGCTGCAGTGCCGGAGCTGCCTGCAGTGGTTCCACGAGGCCTGCACCCAGTGTCTGAGCAAGCCCCTCCTCTACGGGGACAG GTTCTATGAGTTCGAATgctgtgtgtgtcgggggggcCCTGAGAAGGTCAGGCGGCTACAGCTTCGCTG GGTGGATGTGGCCCATCTTGTCCTCTATCACCTCAGCGTTTGCTGtaagaaaaaatactttgattTTGACCGTGAGATCCTTCCCTTCACTTCTGAGAATTGGGACAGTTTGCTCCTCGGGGAG ctctcaGACACTCCCAAGGGAGAACGTTCTTCCAAACTCCTCTCTGCTCTCAACAGCCACAAGGACCG TTTCATTTCAGGGAGGGAGATTAAGAAGAGGAAATGCTTGTTTGGTCTCCATGCTCGGATCCCTCCCCCTGTGGAGCCTGCTACTGAAGATGGAGCCCCCACCAG CTTCCCTTCagggcagggccctgggggaggggtctcACGTCCCCTGGGGAAGCGCCGGAGGCCGGAGCCAGAGCCcctgaggaggaggcagaaggggaaAATGGAGGAGCTGGGGCCACCCTCAGCAGTGCGCAATCAGCCCGAGCCCCAGGAGCAAAGGGAGCGGGCTCGTCTGCAGAGGGCACTGCAG GCCTCAGTGtctccaccaccccccagccctaACCAGAGTTACCAGGGCAGCAGCGGCTACAACTTCCGGCCCACAGATGCCCGCTGCCTGCCCAG GTCACCCCTGGAACTTCACATTGGTTTCCCCACAGACATCCCTAAAAGTGCCCCCCACTCGATGACTGCCTCATCGTCCTCAGTCCCAGTCCCCTCCCCAGGTCTTCCTAGACGCTCagcacccccttctcccctgtGCCGTAGTTTGTCTCCTGGGACTGGGGGAGGAGTCCGAGGTGGGGTTGGCTACCTGTCCCGAGGGGACCCTGTCCGGGTCCTTGCTCGGAGAGTACGGCCTGATGGTTCTGTGCAGTACCTGGttgagtggggaggtgggggcatcTTCTAA
- the PHF1 gene encoding PHD finger protein 1 isoform X1 codes for MAQPPRLSRSGAPPLWDPASPAPTSGPRPRLWEGQDVLARWTDGLLYLGTIKKVDSAREVCLVQFEDDSQFLVLWKDISPAALPGEELLCCVCRSETVGPGNRLVSCEKCRHAYHQDCHVPRAPAPGEGEGTSWVCRQCVFAIATKRGGALKKGPYARAMLGMKLSLPYGLKGLDWDAGHLSNRQQSYCYCGGPGEWNLKMLQCRSCLQWFHEACTQCLSKPLLYGDRFYEFECCVCRGGPEKVRRLQLRWVDVAHLVLYHLSVCCKKKYFDFDREILPFTSENWDSLLLGELSDTPKGERSSKLLSALNSHKDRFISGREIKKRKCLFGLHARIPPPVEPATEDGAPTRSLVQGGWGNPQGINGGGIPMEMGRSLGCPGGGWGDKEASYSFPSGQGPGGGVSRPLGKRRRPEPEPLRRRQKGKMEELGPPSAVRNQPEPQEQRERARLQRALQASVSPPPPSPNQSYQGSSGYNFRPTDARCLPSSPIRMFASFHPSASTAGTSGDGEPPDRSPLELHIGFPTDIPKSAPHSMTASSSSVPVPSPGLPRRSAPPSPLCRSLSPGTGGGVRGGVGYLSRGDPVRVLARRVRPDGSVQYLVEWGGGGIF; via the exons ATGGCACAGCCCCCCCGGCTGAGCCGCTCTGGTGCCCCCCCACTTTGGGACCCagcctcccctgctcccacctcAGGCCCCAGGCCTCGTCTTTGGGAGGGTCAAGATGTGCTGGCCAGGTGGACGGATGGGCTGCTATACTTGGGGACCATCAAGAAG GTGGACAGTGCTCGGGAGGTGTGTCTGGTCCAGTTTGAGGATGATTCCCAGTTTCTGGTTCTATGGAAAGACATTAGCCCCG CTGCCCTCCCCGGGGAGGAACTTCTCTGCTGTGTCTGTCGCTCTGAGACTGTGGGCCCTGGGAACCGGCTGGTCAGCTGTGAGAAGTGTCGCCACG CTTATCACCAGGACTGCCACGTTCCAAGGGCCCCGGCTCCTGGAGAAGGAGAGGGCACATCTTGGGTCTGCCGCCAGTGCGTCTTCGCCATTGCCACCAAG AGGGGGGGTGCACTGAAGAAGGGCCCCTATGCGCGggccatgctgggcatgaagctgTCACTGCCATACGGACTAAAGGGGCTAGACTGGGACGCTGGACATCTGAGCAACCGGCAGCAGAGCTACTGTTACTGTGGTGGCCCCGGGGA GTGGAACCTGAAGATGCTGCAGTGCCGGAGCTGCCTGCAGTGGTTCCACGAGGCCTGCACCCAGTGTCTGAGCAAGCCCCTCCTCTACGGGGACAG GTTCTATGAGTTCGAATgctgtgtgtgtcgggggggcCCTGAGAAGGTCAGGCGGCTACAGCTTCGCTG GGTGGATGTGGCCCATCTTGTCCTCTATCACCTCAGCGTTTGCTGtaagaaaaaatactttgattTTGACCGTGAGATCCTTCCCTTCACTTCTGAGAATTGGGACAGTTTGCTCCTCGGGGAG ctctcaGACACTCCCAAGGGAGAACGTTCTTCCAAACTCCTCTCTGCTCTCAACAGCCACAAGGACCG TTTCATTTCAGGGAGGGAGATTAAGAAGAGGAAATGCTTGTTTGGTCTCCATGCTCGGATCCCTCCCCCTGTGGAGCCTGCTACTGAAGATGGAGCCCCCACCAGGTCACTGGTCCAGGGTGGATGGGGAAATCCTCAGGGTATTAATGGGGGAGGCATACCTATGGAGATGGGGAGGTCTTTGGGGTGTccgggagggggctggggggataAGGAGGCCTCTTACAGCTTCCCTTCagggcagggccctgggggaggggtctcACGTCCCCTGGGGAAGCGCCGGAGGCCGGAGCCAGAGCCcctgaggaggaggcagaaggggaaAATGGAGGAGCTGGGGCCACCCTCAGCAGTGCGCAATCAGCCCGAGCCCCAGGAGCAAAGGGAGCGGGCTCGTCTGCAGAGGGCACTGCAG GCCTCAGTGtctccaccaccccccagccctaACCAGAGTTACCAGGGCAGCAGCGGCTACAACTTCCGGCCCACAGATGCCCGCTGCCTGCCCAG cagtCCCATCCGGATGTTCGCTTCCTTCCACCCCTCTGCCAGCACCGCAGGGACCTCTGGGGATGGTGAACCCCCAGACAG GTCACCCCTGGAACTTCACATTGGTTTCCCCACAGACATCCCTAAAAGTGCCCCCCACTCGATGACTGCCTCATCGTCCTCAGTCCCAGTCCCCTCCCCAGGTCTTCCTAGACGCTCagcacccccttctcccctgtGCCGTAGTTTGTCTCCTGGGACTGGGGGAGGAGTCCGAGGTGGGGTTGGCTACCTGTCCCGAGGGGACCCTGTCCGGGTCCTTGCTCGGAGAGTACGGCCTGATGGTTCTGTGCAGTACCTGGttgagtggggaggtgggggcatcTTCTAA
- the PHF1 gene encoding PHD finger protein 1 isoform X5 translates to MAQPPRLSRSGAPPLWDPASPAPTSGPRPRLWEGQDVLARWTDGLLYLGTIKKVDSAREVCLVQFEDDSQFLVLWKDISPAYHQDCHVPRAPAPGEGEGTSWVCRQCVFAIATKRGGALKKGPYARAMLGMKLSLPYGLKGLDWDAGHLSNRQQSYCYCGGPGEWNLKMLQCRSCLQWFHEACTQCLSKPLLYGDRFYEFECCVCRGGPEKVRRLQLRWVDVAHLVLYHLSVCCKKKYFDFDREILPFTSENWDSLLLGELSDTPKGERSSKLLSALNSHKDRFISGREIKKRKCLFGLHARIPPPVEPATEDGAPTSFPSGQGPGGGVSRPLGKRRRPEPEPLRRRQKGKMEELGPPSAVRNQPEPQEQRERARLQRALQASVSPPPPSPNQSYQGSSGYNFRPTDARCLPSSPIRMFASFHPSASTAGTSGDGEPPDRSPLELHIGFPTDIPKSAPHSMTASSSSVPVPSPGLPRRSAPPSPLCRSLSPGTGGGVRGGVGYLSRGDPVRVLARRVRPDGSVQYLVEWGGGGIF, encoded by the exons ATGGCACAGCCCCCCCGGCTGAGCCGCTCTGGTGCCCCCCCACTTTGGGACCCagcctcccctgctcccacctcAGGCCCCAGGCCTCGTCTTTGGGAGGGTCAAGATGTGCTGGCCAGGTGGACGGATGGGCTGCTATACTTGGGGACCATCAAGAAG GTGGACAGTGCTCGGGAGGTGTGTCTGGTCCAGTTTGAGGATGATTCCCAGTTTCTGGTTCTATGGAAAGACATTAGCCCCG CTTATCACCAGGACTGCCACGTTCCAAGGGCCCCGGCTCCTGGAGAAGGAGAGGGCACATCTTGGGTCTGCCGCCAGTGCGTCTTCGCCATTGCCACCAAG AGGGGGGGTGCACTGAAGAAGGGCCCCTATGCGCGggccatgctgggcatgaagctgTCACTGCCATACGGACTAAAGGGGCTAGACTGGGACGCTGGACATCTGAGCAACCGGCAGCAGAGCTACTGTTACTGTGGTGGCCCCGGGGA GTGGAACCTGAAGATGCTGCAGTGCCGGAGCTGCCTGCAGTGGTTCCACGAGGCCTGCACCCAGTGTCTGAGCAAGCCCCTCCTCTACGGGGACAG GTTCTATGAGTTCGAATgctgtgtgtgtcgggggggcCCTGAGAAGGTCAGGCGGCTACAGCTTCGCTG GGTGGATGTGGCCCATCTTGTCCTCTATCACCTCAGCGTTTGCTGtaagaaaaaatactttgattTTGACCGTGAGATCCTTCCCTTCACTTCTGAGAATTGGGACAGTTTGCTCCTCGGGGAG ctctcaGACACTCCCAAGGGAGAACGTTCTTCCAAACTCCTCTCTGCTCTCAACAGCCACAAGGACCG TTTCATTTCAGGGAGGGAGATTAAGAAGAGGAAATGCTTGTTTGGTCTCCATGCTCGGATCCCTCCCCCTGTGGAGCCTGCTACTGAAGATGGAGCCCCCACCAG CTTCCCTTCagggcagggccctgggggaggggtctcACGTCCCCTGGGGAAGCGCCGGAGGCCGGAGCCAGAGCCcctgaggaggaggcagaaggggaaAATGGAGGAGCTGGGGCCACCCTCAGCAGTGCGCAATCAGCCCGAGCCCCAGGAGCAAAGGGAGCGGGCTCGTCTGCAGAGGGCACTGCAG GCCTCAGTGtctccaccaccccccagccctaACCAGAGTTACCAGGGCAGCAGCGGCTACAACTTCCGGCCCACAGATGCCCGCTGCCTGCCCAG cagtCCCATCCGGATGTTCGCTTCCTTCCACCCCTCTGCCAGCACCGCAGGGACCTCTGGGGATGGTGAACCCCCAGACAG GTCACCCCTGGAACTTCACATTGGTTTCCCCACAGACATCCCTAAAAGTGCCCCCCACTCGATGACTGCCTCATCGTCCTCAGTCCCAGTCCCCTCCCCAGGTCTTCCTAGACGCTCagcacccccttctcccctgtGCCGTAGTTTGTCTCCTGGGACTGGGGGAGGAGTCCGAGGTGGGGTTGGCTACCTGTCCCGAGGGGACCCTGTCCGGGTCCTTGCTCGGAGAGTACGGCCTGATGGTTCTGTGCAGTACCTGGttgagtggggaggtgggggcatcTTCTAA
- the PHF1 gene encoding PHD finger protein 1 isoform X3, which yields MAQPPRLSRSGAPPLWDPASPAPTSGPRPRLWEGQDVLARWTDGLLYLGTIKKVDSAREVCLVQFEDDSQFLVLWKDISPAALPGEELLCCVCRSETVGPGNRLVSCEKCRHAYHQDCHVPRAPAPGEGEGTSWVCRQCVFAIATKRGGALKKGPYARAMLGMKLSLPYGLKGLDWDAGHLSNRQQSYCYCGGPGEWNLKMLQCRSCLQWFHEACTQCLSKPLLYGDRFYEFECCVCRGGPEKVRRLQLRWVDVAHLVLYHLSVCCKKKYFDFDREILPFTSENWDSLLLGELSDTPKGERSSKLLSALNSHKDRFISGREIKKRKCLFGLHARIPPPVEPATEDGAPTSFPSGQGPGGGVSRPLGKRRRPEPEPLRRRQKGKMEELGPPSAVRNQPEPQEQRERARLQRALQASVSPPPPSPNQSYQGSSGYNFRPTDARCLPSPIRMFASFHPSASTAGTSGDGEPPDRSPLELHIGFPTDIPKSAPHSMTASSSSVPVPSPGLPRRSAPPSPLCRSLSPGTGGGVRGGVGYLSRGDPVRVLARRVRPDGSVQYLVEWGGGGIF from the exons ATGGCACAGCCCCCCCGGCTGAGCCGCTCTGGTGCCCCCCCACTTTGGGACCCagcctcccctgctcccacctcAGGCCCCAGGCCTCGTCTTTGGGAGGGTCAAGATGTGCTGGCCAGGTGGACGGATGGGCTGCTATACTTGGGGACCATCAAGAAG GTGGACAGTGCTCGGGAGGTGTGTCTGGTCCAGTTTGAGGATGATTCCCAGTTTCTGGTTCTATGGAAAGACATTAGCCCCG CTGCCCTCCCCGGGGAGGAACTTCTCTGCTGTGTCTGTCGCTCTGAGACTGTGGGCCCTGGGAACCGGCTGGTCAGCTGTGAGAAGTGTCGCCACG CTTATCACCAGGACTGCCACGTTCCAAGGGCCCCGGCTCCTGGAGAAGGAGAGGGCACATCTTGGGTCTGCCGCCAGTGCGTCTTCGCCATTGCCACCAAG AGGGGGGGTGCACTGAAGAAGGGCCCCTATGCGCGggccatgctgggcatgaagctgTCACTGCCATACGGACTAAAGGGGCTAGACTGGGACGCTGGACATCTGAGCAACCGGCAGCAGAGCTACTGTTACTGTGGTGGCCCCGGGGA GTGGAACCTGAAGATGCTGCAGTGCCGGAGCTGCCTGCAGTGGTTCCACGAGGCCTGCACCCAGTGTCTGAGCAAGCCCCTCCTCTACGGGGACAG GTTCTATGAGTTCGAATgctgtgtgtgtcgggggggcCCTGAGAAGGTCAGGCGGCTACAGCTTCGCTG GGTGGATGTGGCCCATCTTGTCCTCTATCACCTCAGCGTTTGCTGtaagaaaaaatactttgattTTGACCGTGAGATCCTTCCCTTCACTTCTGAGAATTGGGACAGTTTGCTCCTCGGGGAG ctctcaGACACTCCCAAGGGAGAACGTTCTTCCAAACTCCTCTCTGCTCTCAACAGCCACAAGGACCG TTTCATTTCAGGGAGGGAGATTAAGAAGAGGAAATGCTTGTTTGGTCTCCATGCTCGGATCCCTCCCCCTGTGGAGCCTGCTACTGAAGATGGAGCCCCCACCAG CTTCCCTTCagggcagggccctgggggaggggtctcACGTCCCCTGGGGAAGCGCCGGAGGCCGGAGCCAGAGCCcctgaggaggaggcagaaggggaaAATGGAGGAGCTGGGGCCACCCTCAGCAGTGCGCAATCAGCCCGAGCCCCAGGAGCAAAGGGAGCGGGCTCGTCTGCAGAGGGCACTGCAG GCCTCAGTGtctccaccaccccccagccctaACCAGAGTTACCAGGGCAGCAGCGGCTACAACTTCCGGCCCACAGATGCCCGCTGCCTGCCCAG tCCCATCCGGATGTTCGCTTCCTTCCACCCCTCTGCCAGCACCGCAGGGACCTCTGGGGATGGTGAACCCCCAGACAG GTCACCCCTGGAACTTCACATTGGTTTCCCCACAGACATCCCTAAAAGTGCCCCCCACTCGATGACTGCCTCATCGTCCTCAGTCCCAGTCCCCTCCCCAGGTCTTCCTAGACGCTCagcacccccttctcccctgtGCCGTAGTTTGTCTCCTGGGACTGGGGGAGGAGTCCGAGGTGGGGTTGGCTACCTGTCCCGAGGGGACCCTGTCCGGGTCCTTGCTCGGAGAGTACGGCCTGATGGTTCTGTGCAGTACCTGGttgagtggggaggtgggggcatcTTCTAA